In the Paramisgurnus dabryanus chromosome 5, PD_genome_1.1, whole genome shotgun sequence genome, one interval contains:
- the rpl36a gene encoding large ribosomal subunit protein eL42 — protein sequence MVNVPKTRRTYCKKCKKHQPHKVTQYKKGKDSLYAQGKRRYDRKQSGYGGQTKPIFRKKAKTTKKIVLRLECVEPNCRSKRMLAIKRCKHFELGGDKKRKGQVIQF from the exons ATG GTGAACGTACCGAAGACCCGCAGGACTTACTGCAAAAAATGCAAGAAGCACCAGCCACATAAAGTGACCCAGTACAAGAAGGGCAAGGATTCTTTGTACGCCCAGG GTAAGAGGCGTTACGACAGAAAGCAGAGCGGTTATGGAGGACAGACAAAGCCTATTTTCCGAAAGAAG GCTAAAACCACAAAGAAGATTGTGCTGAGGCTGGAATGTGTTGAGCCCAACTGCCGCTCAAAGAGGATGTTGGCCATCAAAAGATGCAAACATTTTGAGCTGGGCGGAGACAAAAAGAGAAAG GGCCAGGTCATCCAGTTTTGA
- the glra4b gene encoding glycine receptor, alpha 4b isoform X1 has translation MFSLLWRVLLELLLVWWVFEGVIRCVFSKELKSPSSRVKPMSPSDFLDKLMGKTSGYDARIRPNFKGPPVNVTCNIFINSFGSVTETTMDYRLNVFLRQQWNDPRLAYKEYPDDSLDLDPSMLDSIWKPDLFFANEKGANFHEVTTDNKLLRIFQNGNVLYSIRLTLILSCPMNLKNFPMDIQTCTMQLESCKTFSTIHIFYFSFIFLFYIPMTHSLSFCSVGYTMNDLIFQWLDDGPVQVAEDLALPQFVLKEEKDLGYCTKHYNTGKFTCIEVKFHLERQMGYYLIQMYIPSLLTVILSWISFWINMDAAPARVGLGITTVLTMTTQSSGSRASLPKVSYVKAIDIWMAVCLLFVFAALLEYAAVNFVSRQHKEFFRLRRKLREEQRCRAACCQAAGAEMKNKSNNVSGSTPCKTAQRHCSACAREEQLALHSQDLYFMGYGIDSSLSGDGPLSEAAALFAGLPPGHVLFDIRRRFVERAKRIDTISRAVFPLSFLVFNVFYWLTYKVLRHEDIHANLRP, from the exons ATGTTTTCTCTGTTGTGGAGGGTCCTGTTGGAGCTTTTATTGGTTTGGTGGGTGTTTGAAGGGGTCATCAG GTGTGTGTTCAGTAAAGAGCTAAAATCTCCCAGCAGCCGGGTAAAGCCCATGTCTCCATCTGATTTCCTAGATAAACTTATGGGAAAAACATCAGGATATGATGCTCGGATCAGGCCTAACTTTAAAG GACCTCCTGTTAATGTCACCTGCAACATATTCATCAACAGCTTCGGCTCTGTCACAGAGACCACCATg GACTACCGGCTGAATGTTTTTCTACGGCAGCAGTGGAACGACCCACGGCTGGCATATAAAGAATATCCAGATGATTCTCTGGATCTAGACCCATCAATGCTGGACTCCATCTGGAAGCCAGATCTGTTCTTTGCCAATGAGAAAGGCGCCAACTTTCACGAGGTCACCACGGACAACAAACTGCTGAGGATTTTTCAGAATGGAAATGTGCTTTACAGCATCAG GCTTACTCTGATTCTTTCATGTCCTATGAATCTGAAAAATTTCCCAATGGACATACAGACCTGCACTATGCAGTTAGAGAGCTGTAAGACATTCTCTACAATTCACATTTTTTACTTTTcctttatatttcttttttatataccCATGACTCACTCTCTTTCTTTTTGTTCAGTTGGCTACACTATGAATGATCTGATATTTCAGTGGTTGGATGACGGCCCGGTGCAAGTGGCTGAAGATCTTGCCCTGCCTCAGTTTGTGCTAAAGGAGGAGAAAGACCTGGGATACTGTACAAAACACTACAATACCG GTAAATTCACCTGCATAGAGGTAAAGTTTCATCTGGAGAGGCAGATGGGTTATTACCTTATCCAGATGTACATCCCCAGCCTATTAACAGTCATCCTGTCGTGGATCTCTTTCTGGATCAACATGGATGCTGCTCCGGCCCGTGTTGGGCTGGGCATTACTACAGTTCTTACCATGACAACACAGAGCTCTGGATCCAGAGCATCACTACCTAAG GTGTCCTACGTAAAGGCCATTGACATCTGGATGGCAGTGTGCCTGCTGTTCGTCTTTGCTGCTTTGCTGGAGTACGCGGCTGTCAACTTTGTCTCTCGACAACACAAAGAATTTTTCAGACTCAGGAGAAAATTGCGGGAGGAGCAGCGCTGCAGAGCT GCCTGTTGTCAAGCTGCAGGAGCAGAGATGAAAAACAAAAGCAACAATGTTTCAGGGAGCACACCGTGCAAAACTGCACAACGCCACTGCAGCGCCTGTGCACGG GAAGAGCAGTTAGCTTTGCATAGTCAGGACTTGTACTTTATGGGATACGGGATTGACAGCTCTCTTTCTGGGGACGGGCCTCTCTCTGAGGCCGCTGCCTTGTTTGCAGGACTACCGCCTGGCCACGTGCTGTTCGATATCCGCCGCCGTTTTGTGGAACGGGCTAAACGGATCGACACTATCTCACGAGCTGTATTTCCTCTTAGCTTCCTTGTTTTTAATGTCTTCTACTGGCTCACATACAAAGTTCTTAGACACGAGGACATTCATGCTAACCTGCGACCCTAA
- the glra4b gene encoding glycine receptor, alpha 4b isoform X2: protein MFSLLWRVLLELLLVWWVFEGVIRCVFSKELKSPSSRVKPMSPSDFLDKLMGKTSGYDARIRPNFKGPPVNVTCNIFINSFGSVTETTMDYRLNVFLRQQWNDPRLAYKEYPDDSLDLDPSMLDSIWKPDLFFANEKGANFHEVTTDNKLLRIFQNGNVLYSIRLTLILSCPMNLKNFPMDIQTCTMQLESFGYTMNDLIFQWLDDGPVQVAEDLALPQFVLKEEKDLGYCTKHYNTGKFTCIEVKFHLERQMGYYLIQMYIPSLLTVILSWISFWINMDAAPARVGLGITTVLTMTTQSSGSRASLPKVSYVKAIDIWMAVCLLFVFAALLEYAAVNFVSRQHKEFFRLRRKLREEQRCRAACCQAAGAEMKNKSNNVSGSTPCKTAQRHCSACAREEQLALHSQDLYFMGYGIDSSLSGDGPLSEAAALFAGLPPGHVLFDIRRRFVERAKRIDTISRAVFPLSFLVFNVFYWLTYKVLRHEDIHANLRP from the exons ATGTTTTCTCTGTTGTGGAGGGTCCTGTTGGAGCTTTTATTGGTTTGGTGGGTGTTTGAAGGGGTCATCAG GTGTGTGTTCAGTAAAGAGCTAAAATCTCCCAGCAGCCGGGTAAAGCCCATGTCTCCATCTGATTTCCTAGATAAACTTATGGGAAAAACATCAGGATATGATGCTCGGATCAGGCCTAACTTTAAAG GACCTCCTGTTAATGTCACCTGCAACATATTCATCAACAGCTTCGGCTCTGTCACAGAGACCACCATg GACTACCGGCTGAATGTTTTTCTACGGCAGCAGTGGAACGACCCACGGCTGGCATATAAAGAATATCCAGATGATTCTCTGGATCTAGACCCATCAATGCTGGACTCCATCTGGAAGCCAGATCTGTTCTTTGCCAATGAGAAAGGCGCCAACTTTCACGAGGTCACCACGGACAACAAACTGCTGAGGATTTTTCAGAATGGAAATGTGCTTTACAGCATCAG GCTTACTCTGATTCTTTCATGTCCTATGAATCTGAAAAATTTCCCAATGGACATACAGACCTGCACTATGCAGTTAGAGAGCT TTGGCTACACTATGAATGATCTGATATTTCAGTGGTTGGATGACGGCCCGGTGCAAGTGGCTGAAGATCTTGCCCTGCCTCAGTTTGTGCTAAAGGAGGAGAAAGACCTGGGATACTGTACAAAACACTACAATACCG GTAAATTCACCTGCATAGAGGTAAAGTTTCATCTGGAGAGGCAGATGGGTTATTACCTTATCCAGATGTACATCCCCAGCCTATTAACAGTCATCCTGTCGTGGATCTCTTTCTGGATCAACATGGATGCTGCTCCGGCCCGTGTTGGGCTGGGCATTACTACAGTTCTTACCATGACAACACAGAGCTCTGGATCCAGAGCATCACTACCTAAG GTGTCCTACGTAAAGGCCATTGACATCTGGATGGCAGTGTGCCTGCTGTTCGTCTTTGCTGCTTTGCTGGAGTACGCGGCTGTCAACTTTGTCTCTCGACAACACAAAGAATTTTTCAGACTCAGGAGAAAATTGCGGGAGGAGCAGCGCTGCAGAGCT GCCTGTTGTCAAGCTGCAGGAGCAGAGATGAAAAACAAAAGCAACAATGTTTCAGGGAGCACACCGTGCAAAACTGCACAACGCCACTGCAGCGCCTGTGCACGG GAAGAGCAGTTAGCTTTGCATAGTCAGGACTTGTACTTTATGGGATACGGGATTGACAGCTCTCTTTCTGGGGACGGGCCTCTCTCTGAGGCCGCTGCCTTGTTTGCAGGACTACCGCCTGGCCACGTGCTGTTCGATATCCGCCGCCGTTTTGTGGAACGGGCTAAACGGATCGACACTATCTCACGAGCTGTATTTCCTCTTAGCTTCCTTGTTTTTAATGTCTTCTACTGGCTCACATACAAAGTTCTTAGACACGAGGACATTCATGCTAACCTGCGACCCTAA